From Methanolobus chelungpuianus, a single genomic window includes:
- the hisF gene encoding imidazole glycerol phosphate synthase subunit HisF encodes MLTKRIIPCLDVTLDEAGGTVVKGIEFVGLRKAGDPVELAKRYNEQGADELVFLDITASHEGRSTMINVIERTANEVFIPLTVGGGINSIDDIRQILRAGADKVSINTAAVKNPQLIKEASEIFGAQCIVTAIDCKRNTNIEDNTDKTILELEDGTKAWYEVVIYGGRKPTGLDAVQWAKKVEELGSGEILLTSMDRDGTYDGFDIPITRKLSEELEIPIIASGGVGNPEHMYRGFVDGKADAALAASIFHFGEYTVNDVKEHLRKKNIPVRL; translated from the coding sequence ATGCTCACTAAAAGGATCATACCATGTCTTGATGTAACGCTTGACGAGGCCGGTGGGACGGTCGTCAAGGGTATCGAGTTTGTAGGACTCAGAAAAGCAGGCGACCCTGTGGAACTTGCAAAGAGATACAACGAACAGGGCGCTGACGAGCTTGTCTTCCTGGACATCACGGCCTCCCATGAAGGGCGCTCCACCATGATAAACGTCATCGAGAGGACCGCCAACGAAGTGTTCATTCCCCTGACCGTAGGTGGCGGGATAAACTCCATCGACGACATCAGGCAGATACTCCGGGCGGGTGCAGACAAAGTGTCCATCAACACTGCAGCGGTAAAGAATCCACAGCTTATAAAGGAAGCCTCGGAAATCTTCGGAGCACAGTGCATCGTCACAGCCATCGACTGCAAGAGGAACACCAACATCGAGGACAATACCGACAAGACCATACTGGAGCTGGAGGACGGCACCAAAGCCTGGTACGAGGTCGTCATCTACGGCGGACGCAAGCCAACAGGCCTTGATGCCGTGCAGTGGGCGAAGAAGGTTGAAGAGCTGGGTTCCGGGGAAATACTCCTCACCAGCATGGACAGGGACGGCACCTACGACGGCTTTGACATACCCATCACTAGGAAGCTTTCCGAAGAACTGGAGATACCCATCATCGCATCCGGCGGTGTGGGTAATCCCGAACACATGTACAGAGGTTTCGTTGACGGAAAAGCGGATGCTGCACTGGCGGCAAGCATATTCCACTTTGGGGAGTATACAGTGAACGATGTCAAGGAACACCTGAGGAAGAAGAACATCCCAGTAAGGCTCTGA
- a CDS encoding MazG nucleotide pyrophosphohydrolase domain-containing protein: MEIREFQQLMSDLYAHNDRKRGPTATMLWLVEEVGELAEAVRRDDRENLREELADCFAWVGALANLYGIDLEEVFLEKYPGKCPTCGQKPCICTD, encoded by the coding sequence ATGGAAATCCGAGAATTCCAGCAACTCATGTCTGACCTCTACGCACACAACGACAGGAAGCGCGGACCCACGGCAACCATGCTCTGGCTGGTGGAGGAGGTCGGCGAACTTGCAGAGGCCGTGCGCAGGGATGACAGGGAGAATCTGCGGGAGGAGCTTGCGGACTGTTTTGCCTGGGTGGGCGCACTGGCAAATCTCTATGGTATCGACCTTGAGGAAGTATTCCTTGAGAAATACCCGGGCAAGTGCCCGACCTGCGGGCAAAAGCCCTGTATCTGCACAGATTGA
- a CDS encoding HVO_0476 family zinc finger protein, with translation MSEEVEVEVVCPSCSPKEEVPHDVLKTGQNIIVRCQECGTVHPATIERPKDVVIKVIISKGQDSISCINRMTTEDTVAVDDEIIVDDEENDEVYPIIVTAIDTAQKRVDSANAADITTIWGRAIDEVIVKISVHQGRHTEALQKRVHGGYEFVIGHTDRVGNVDFEITKIKKRDGTFLSGKGATVEAKHVKRIFADEIKRKGWSDGKTAWSMRGKGRSW, from the coding sequence ATGAGCGAAGAAGTTGAAGTAGAAGTCGTATGCCCTTCGTGCTCACCCAAGGAAGAGGTGCCGCATGACGTACTGAAGACCGGGCAGAATATCATAGTGCGCTGCCAGGAGTGCGGTACAGTGCACCCCGCAACCATCGAGAGACCGAAGGATGTAGTCATAAAGGTAATAATCAGCAAGGGCCAGGATTCCATCAGTTGCATTAACAGGATGACAACAGAGGACACAGTGGCAGTGGACGATGAGATAATAGTCGATGACGAGGAGAACGATGAGGTATACCCGATAATCGTAACAGCCATTGACACGGCCCAGAAGAGGGTCGATTCCGCAAACGCCGCAGATATCACTACCATCTGGGGCAGGGCCATTGACGAGGTTATCGTTAAGATATCCGTGCATCAGGGCAGGCATACCGAAGCACTGCAGAAGAGGGTGCACGGAGGATATGAGTTTGTAATAGGCCACACTGACAGGGTTGGCAATGTGGACTTTGAGATAACCAAGATAAAGAAAAGGGATGGCACTTTCCTTTCAGGCAAGGGTGCAACCGTGGAGGCAAAACACGTTAAGAGGATCTTTGCTGACGAAATCAAACGTAAAGGATGGTCTGACGGCAAAACCGCATGGAGTATGCGCGGGAAAGGTCGTAGCTGGTAA
- a CDS encoding DUF1614 domain-containing protein, with the protein MQPLFYSPFKIAFTIVLTLFVAVVVSVLFFGLASTAFARIGFSWRDAFILLFFSLIGSNINIPLRTVEAEISIEEQRHARMFGISYRVPFRETFLRKTTLAINVGGAVIPALVSLYLLSLFPEAFPYVLYATAIVAVITKMVARPVRGVGIVSPALIPPLTAALGSTLVISMTQAAHDLIFITAYVSGTMGTLIGADLLNLRAISKIGAPVASIGGAGTFDGVFLAGVIAVLLV; encoded by the coding sequence ATGCAACCACTTTTTTACAGCCCGTTCAAAATCGCTTTTACCATAGTCCTGACACTGTTCGTTGCCGTTGTCGTCTCCGTGCTGTTCTTCGGGCTTGCCAGCACTGCTTTTGCCAGGATAGGCTTCTCATGGAGGGATGCTTTCATCCTGCTTTTCTTCTCCCTTATCGGAAGCAATATCAATATCCCTCTCCGGACTGTCGAAGCGGAGATATCCATTGAGGAGCAGCGCCATGCAAGGATGTTTGGCATCAGTTACAGGGTGCCCTTCAGGGAGACTTTCTTGAGGAAGACCACACTTGCCATCAATGTAGGAGGAGCAGTTATCCCCGCCCTTGTATCGTTATACCTGCTGAGCCTTTTCCCCGAAGCCTTCCCATACGTTCTTTATGCAACCGCCATCGTTGCTGTTATCACAAAGATGGTAGCACGCCCCGTCAGGGGAGTCGGCATAGTCTCACCCGCATTGATACCTCCCCTTACGGCGGCGCTTGGCTCCACCCTTGTCATCTCCATGACACAAGCCGCCCACGACCTTATCTTCATTACAGCTTACGTCAGCGGCACCATGGGAACCCTCATAGGCGCCGACCTGCTGAACCTGAGGGCAATAAGCAAGATAGGAGCGCCGGTTGCCAGTATCGGCGGCGCGGGGACATTCGACGGAGTTTTCCTGGCAGGAGTCATTGCGGTGCTGCTGGTGTGA
- a CDS encoding translation initiation factor IF-5A produces MKVQVEVKELKEGKYVIVDDEPCVIKSISKSKPGKHGSAKARIDVIGLFDNQKRSIVGPVSDKAYVPIVERKTAQVLSFGGDIVQLMDMGDFSTFELPVPEEYRDRIKEGEEITYITAMGKMRIDLR; encoded by the coding sequence ATGAAAGTACAAGTTGAAGTCAAGGAACTCAAAGAAGGTAAATACGTAATTGTCGATGACGAGCCATGTGTTATCAAGAGCATATCCAAGTCCAAGCCCGGAAAGCACGGTTCTGCAAAAGCAAGGATAGATGTCATAGGACTCTTCGACAACCAGAAAAGGTCAATTGTGGGCCCTGTTTCTGACAAGGCGTACGTTCCCATAGTCGAGAGGAAGACAGCACAGGTGCTCTCCTTTGGCGGGGACATCGTCCAGCTCATGGACATGGGAGACTTCTCAACCTTCGAACTGCCGGTTCCCGAGGAGTACAGGGACAGGATAAAGGAAGGAGAAGAGATCACCTACATCACAGCCATGGGCAAGATGAGGATCGACCTTAGATAA
- the speB gene encoding agmatinase, with the protein MFHKPEMMDALSDYASARYVIFGVPFDGTSSYRSGSRWAPDAMRKASANFETYNAYFDVDYEDLMIHDAGNLEHYSTVDQTLEELTLAVEPIVADGKIPIMLGGEHSLTLPCVKACARYSDEKIGFVVLDAHFDLREEYGGVKYNHACVSKHVLNEVTDRYVTIGVRSGPKEEWVFARENNIRYYTPDDVRKKGIRKVLEEIIDYLGCSKIYLSLDMDALDPAYAPGLGTPEPFGLSDIEVREVIHRLAPMCVGFDIVEIAPEYDNGQSALLGTKLLREFIAAHAASERQH; encoded by the coding sequence ATGTTCCATAAGCCTGAAATGATGGATGCCCTGTCGGATTACGCATCTGCCAGATATGTGATATTCGGTGTGCCTTTCGACGGGACATCATCATACAGGTCAGGAAGCCGGTGGGCGCCGGATGCCATGAGGAAGGCATCTGCAAATTTTGAAACTTATAATGCCTATTTTGACGTAGATTACGAGGACCTGATGATACATGATGCAGGCAACCTCGAGCACTATTCCACGGTGGACCAGACACTTGAGGAACTGACCCTTGCAGTCGAACCCATTGTAGCAGACGGAAAAATCCCTATCATGCTGGGAGGAGAGCACTCGCTCACCCTGCCCTGCGTAAAAGCCTGTGCCAGGTACTCGGATGAGAAGATCGGCTTTGTGGTACTGGATGCGCATTTCGACCTGCGCGAGGAGTATGGAGGGGTCAAGTATAACCATGCCTGTGTCTCAAAGCATGTCCTCAACGAGGTCACTGACAGGTATGTGACCATCGGCGTGCGCAGCGGGCCAAAGGAAGAATGGGTGTTCGCAAGGGAGAACAACATCAGGTACTATACTCCTGACGATGTCCGCAAGAAAGGTATCAGGAAGGTCCTTGAGGAGATCATTGATTATCTTGGCTGCTCGAAGATATATCTCTCCCTGGACATGGATGCTCTCGACCCGGCATATGCACCCGGCCTAGGTACTCCCGAGCCTTTCGGCCTCAGCGATATAGAGGTCCGTGAGGTGATCCACAGGCTCGCACCCATGTGCGTGGGTTTCGATATCGTAGAAATAGCCCCGGAGTACGACAACGGCCAGAGCGCACTGCTTGGCACGAAGCTGCTGAGGGAATTCATCGCGGCCCATGCCGCAAGTGAGAGGCAGCATTAG
- a CDS encoding hydantoinase B/oxoprolinase family protein — MLSEKMPLKSTERETIKGGSWEFWIDRGGTFTDIVARSPEGRLLTHKLLSENPGHYQDAAVEGIRRILGLGPQDPLGSENISSVKMGTTVGTNALLERKGEPTALVITEGFRDALRIAYQNRPDIFALEIRRPELLYRSVTEVRERYTAGGEELVPLDTRKARKELEKVYAEGIRSLAIVLMHAYRYPDHELQLKRIAEDIGFTHISLSHKVSPLIKFVSSGETTVVDAYLSPVLKRYIDRIAATLEGAGGRTRLLFMQSGGGLTDARYFRGRDCILSGPAGGIVGAVRTSEMAGFRDIITFDMGGTSTDVAHYNGEYERSFETEVAGVHLRSPMLHIHTVAAGGGSILHFDSGRFRVGPDSAGSDPGPACYRKGGPLTVTDCNLMLGRIQPENFPCLFGPGADLPLDRETVAHKFRELAEEIGSFTGEDYSPERVAEGFLTVAVENMANAIKKISIQQGYDVKNYTLCCFGGAGAQHACRVADSLGLRTIFIHPLAGVLSAYGMGLADRRILKEHAVERVLDEGLLTQLSMEFSRMETDGREEMLDQGVTEEKITAQHKVHVRYIGTNTPLLMDPADMDSIRAAFDREHRKRFGFIMQDRKLVVEAISVEIIGSGEDMQENNILPSTGSQDEATDYTLMYTSGQFHRTPVIRRSSLKTKAGICGPAIITEENTTVVIEPGWETELTRKNCLILTKVQHSPQKQEIGAEADPVMLEIFNNRFMSIAEQMGYTLRNTAYSVNIKERLDFSCAVFDKKGNLVANAPHIPVHLGSMGESVRSVIGRFGDMRPGDVFMVNSPYSGGTHLPDITVITPVFIEDRIAFYVASRGHHADIGGISPASMPPESRHIGEEGAITEGSRIVEQERFLEEEVKQWLLCGPYPARNPSQNIADLRAQVAANEKGAAELKKLAEHFSLETVEAYMSHVQDNAEEAVRRVITCLRNGEAVQAFDDGSVIRVRVSIDRERRTAHVDFTGTSAQHPGNLNAPVAVCKAAVLYVFRTLVQEDIPLNEGCLRPLEITIPEGCMLNPSYPAAVVAGNVETSQAIVDALLLALGVMAGSQGTMNNFTFGNAEFQYYETICGGSGAGNGFNGTDAVHTHMTNSRITDPEVLEWRFPVLLEGFSIREGSGGRGKYTGGCGVIRRLRFLEPMRAAILSGHRRIPPSGLQGGEDGKAGRNYIVKKDGVLLELGEKAVCEVSPGDVFVIETPGGGGFGEIEISGKKP, encoded by the coding sequence ATGCTTTCAGAAAAAATGCCACTAAAATCCACGGAGAGAGAAACAATAAAAGGGGGCTCCTGGGAATTCTGGATAGACCGTGGCGGAACTTTCACTGACATTGTCGCAAGGTCTCCTGAAGGGAGACTGCTTACCCATAAACTGCTCTCAGAGAACCCCGGACATTACCAGGATGCAGCGGTGGAGGGAATCCGCAGGATACTCGGACTGGGGCCCCAGGATCCTCTGGGAAGTGAAAATATCTCTTCCGTTAAAATGGGAACCACTGTGGGAACCAATGCCCTTCTGGAGCGCAAGGGCGAGCCTACGGCCCTGGTCATCACCGAGGGATTCAGGGACGCCCTGCGTATAGCTTACCAGAACCGCCCCGACATCTTTGCACTCGAGATCAGGCGGCCTGAACTGCTTTACAGAAGCGTTACGGAGGTGAGGGAGCGCTACACCGCCGGAGGGGAAGAACTGGTACCCCTGGATACCCGAAAGGCCCGGAAAGAGCTTGAAAAGGTATACGCAGAAGGTATCAGGTCCCTTGCCATAGTACTGATGCACGCCTACCGTTATCCTGACCATGAACTCCAGCTTAAGAGAATAGCCGAGGATATAGGGTTTACTCACATCTCACTATCCCATAAGGTAAGCCCCTTAATTAAATTCGTAAGCAGCGGAGAGACCACCGTGGTGGACGCCTATCTGTCCCCGGTTTTGAAGAGGTACATCGACAGGATCGCTGCAACACTTGAGGGGGCAGGCGGAAGGACACGCCTGCTCTTCATGCAGTCAGGAGGCGGCCTCACAGATGCCCGATATTTCAGGGGCAGAGACTGTATACTTTCCGGTCCTGCAGGAGGCATCGTGGGGGCTGTGCGGACGTCGGAAATGGCGGGGTTCAGGGACATCATCACCTTTGACATGGGAGGTACATCCACGGATGTCGCACACTACAACGGTGAATATGAAAGAAGTTTTGAGACCGAAGTGGCAGGAGTTCATCTGCGTTCCCCCATGCTTCATATACATACAGTTGCGGCCGGGGGAGGCTCCATACTTCACTTCGATTCGGGCAGGTTCCGTGTGGGCCCTGACTCCGCGGGCTCGGACCCAGGGCCTGCCTGTTATCGCAAGGGAGGGCCGCTTACTGTCACGGACTGCAACCTGATGCTCGGCAGGATACAGCCGGAGAATTTTCCCTGCCTGTTCGGCCCGGGCGCGGACCTGCCCCTTGACAGGGAGACCGTCGCTCACAAATTCAGGGAACTCGCTGAGGAGATCGGCTCATTCACCGGCGAGGATTATTCGCCTGAGAGAGTTGCAGAGGGCTTCCTCACGGTCGCTGTGGAGAATATGGCAAACGCCATCAAGAAGATATCCATCCAGCAGGGCTACGATGTCAAGAATTACACTCTCTGCTGTTTCGGAGGAGCCGGAGCACAGCATGCATGCCGGGTGGCAGACTCGCTGGGACTGAGAACGATCTTCATCCATCCCCTTGCAGGCGTACTTTCTGCATACGGCATGGGGCTTGCAGACAGGAGGATACTGAAAGAGCATGCAGTCGAACGTGTGCTTGATGAAGGACTTCTCACGCAGCTGAGCATGGAATTTTCCAGGATGGAGACAGATGGAAGGGAAGAGATGCTGGATCAGGGAGTAACGGAGGAAAAGATCACTGCACAGCATAAAGTTCATGTGAGATATATCGGAACGAACACTCCGCTGCTAATGGATCCTGCCGACATGGACAGCATCAGGGCCGCCTTTGACCGTGAGCACAGGAAACGTTTCGGATTCATCATGCAGGACAGGAAACTTGTTGTGGAAGCAATATCAGTGGAGATCATAGGCTCCGGGGAAGATATGCAGGAAAACAATATTCTCCCATCGACAGGCTCTCAGGATGAAGCCACAGACTATACTCTTATGTATACCTCCGGCCAGTTCCACAGAACACCTGTCATCAGGCGAAGCAGCCTGAAAACTAAAGCCGGGATTTGCGGGCCCGCCATTATAACGGAAGAGAACACAACAGTTGTCATCGAGCCTGGCTGGGAGACAGAGCTTACCCGGAAGAACTGCCTGATACTCACAAAAGTGCAGCATTCACCGCAAAAGCAGGAGATAGGTGCGGAAGCAGACCCTGTTATGCTGGAGATATTCAACAATCGTTTCATGTCCATTGCAGAGCAGATGGGATATACCCTCCGGAACACCGCCTATTCAGTGAACATCAAGGAAAGACTGGACTTCTCCTGTGCGGTCTTTGATAAAAAAGGCAATCTTGTGGCTAACGCACCTCACATCCCTGTCCACCTGGGTTCCATGGGCGAGAGCGTCCGGTCGGTGATAGGGCGGTTCGGAGATATGCGGCCAGGAGATGTGTTCATGGTCAATTCCCCTTACAGCGGAGGTACCCATCTTCCGGATATTACCGTGATAACACCCGTTTTTATCGAAGACAGGATAGCGTTCTATGTGGCCTCAAGGGGACATCACGCCGACATTGGAGGGATAAGCCCGGCTTCCATGCCGCCTGAAAGCAGGCACATAGGAGAGGAAGGTGCCATCACAGAAGGAAGCCGGATAGTCGAGCAGGAGCGCTTCCTTGAGGAAGAGGTGAAACAATGGCTCCTCTGCGGACCATATCCCGCACGTAATCCTTCACAGAACATCGCCGACCTGCGGGCACAGGTAGCTGCCAACGAGAAGGGTGCGGCTGAACTGAAGAAGCTTGCAGAGCACTTTTCCCTTGAAACTGTGGAAGCGTATATGAGCCATGTACAGGACAACGCAGAGGAGGCGGTGAGAAGGGTTATCACATGTCTCAGGAATGGGGAAGCTGTGCAGGCCTTTGACGACGGCAGCGTGATAAGGGTGAGGGTCAGCATTGACAGGGAAAGGAGAACTGCACACGTTGATTTTACCGGCACCTCAGCACAACATCCCGGAAACCTTAACGCACCTGTGGCAGTATGCAAGGCGGCCGTGCTCTACGTGTTCAGGACACTGGTGCAGGAGGACATACCTCTCAACGAGGGATGCCTCCGGCCGCTGGAGATCACCATACCTGAGGGATGCATGCTCAACCCCTCATATCCTGCCGCAGTGGTTGCCGGGAATGTGGAAACATCCCAGGCCATAGTGGACGCTCTCCTCCTGGCGCTGGGAGTGATGGCAGGCTCCCAGGGCACCATGAACAATTTCACCTTCGGGAACGCAGAGTTCCAGTACTACGAGACCATCTGCGGCGGCTCGGGTGCAGGAAACGGTTTTAACGGAACGGATGCGGTGCACACCCACATGACAAACTCAAGGATCACCGACCCCGAAGTGCTGGAATGGCGCTTCCCGGTGCTCCTGGAGGGATTCTCCATCAGGGAGGGAAGCGGCGGCAGAGGAAAATACACCGGCGGATGTGGTGTCATCAGGAGATTGCGCTTTCTTGAACCCATGAGGGCTGCCATCCTTTCAGGCCACAGAAGGATACCACCTTCCGGACTGCAGGGTGGAGAGGATGGAAAAGCGGGACGTAACTATATCGTTAAAAAGGATGGAGTACTTCTTGAACTGGGGGAAAAGGCCGTATGTGAGGTAAGTCCCGGAGATGTTTTTGTCATTGAGACCCCTGGAGGTGGGGGGTTCGGAGAGATAGAGATATCCGGGAAGAAACCTTAA
- a CDS encoding DUF6064 family protein, whose product MGLPFTEDQFLNNFADYNSDIFPAQVFLYLLAGLSIYLVFNKKAYSDRLISCILFFLWSWMGIVYYILFFSSINKPAYIFGFLFIVQAALFLKYGVLDRKLSFSFSKNIYGLAGLAMILYGLIIYPIFGYFIGHVYPYQPTFGAPCPTTIFTFGLLLWIPARVPKKLLAIPLLWSFVGFSAAFAFGILEDILLLVAGLVAVILIWYRDSKGDTV is encoded by the coding sequence ATGGGTTTACCTTTTACAGAAGATCAGTTTCTGAACAATTTCGCTGATTATAATTCAGACATATTTCCAGCGCAGGTTTTCCTCTACTTGCTTGCAGGACTCTCAATATATCTTGTATTTAATAAAAAAGCTTATTCTGACAGGCTGATTTCCTGTATACTGTTTTTCCTCTGGTCTTGGATGGGTATTGTTTACTATATCCTCTTCTTCTCCTCGATTAATAAACCGGCCTACATCTTCGGGTTCCTATTCATAGTACAGGCTGCGCTCTTCCTTAAATATGGAGTGCTTGACAGAAAACTTTCCTTCAGCTTCAGCAAGAACATATACGGACTCGCCGGGTTGGCAATGATCCTGTATGGCCTTATTATCTATCCGATCTTTGGATATTTCATTGGCCACGTATACCCGTATCAGCCGACTTTTGGTGCTCCCTGCCCCACAACCATATTCACTTTCGGGCTTCTGCTATGGATTCCTGCGAGAGTGCCAAAAAAGCTTCTTGCAATCCCTCTGTTGTGGTCGTTTGTGGGATTCTCGGCTGCATTTGCCTTTGGTATCCTGGAGGATATACTGCTGCTGGTGGCTGGACTGGTGGCTGTCATTTTAATATGGTACAGGGACAGCAAGGGCGACACTGTCTGA
- a CDS encoding bifunctional nuclease family protein encodes MISILGSSVPAVMLEDDEGYLMPIHIGNSEAISINSVLRNETMPRPMTHDLMIAMLERLGSKIESVLIDEKIDNIYYARLRLSRDGADMEFDARPSDCIAMALRQNAPIYINKELFMSDSINKDSFLGSGAGNANSIG; translated from the coding sequence ATGATAAGTATTCTGGGTAGTTCCGTCCCTGCTGTCATGCTTGAGGATGACGAAGGCTACCTTATGCCGATACATATAGGCAATTCCGAAGCCATTTCCATAAATTCGGTGCTGAGGAATGAGACAATGCCAAGGCCTATGACCCATGACCTGATGATAGCCATGCTGGAAAGGCTGGGCTCAAAGATCGAGAGCGTGCTCATTGACGAGAAGATAGACAATATCTACTATGCAAGGCTCAGGCTGAGCAGGGACGGCGCAGACATGGAGTTCGATGCCAGGCCGAGCGACTGTATTGCAATGGCCCTCAGGCAGAATGCACCTATATACATAAACAAGGAGCTGTTCATGAGCGATTCGATCAACAAGGACAGCTTCCTGGGCTCCGGGGCCGGTAACGCCAACAGCATAGGCTGA
- a CDS encoding class I SAM-dependent methyltransferase: MMRELPEWYYDEFIQVGTDYTDKEEILHYDQKMQKIRNIGSEAETMLRLIGLQQEDRVLEIGCGTGEFSIELSRHCKQVVALDVSEGMLEFAREKAKSKNRNNIHFTKGSFLTLEPDDGPFDAVVTQLALHHLPDFWKLIALQHVGSMLRTGGRFFLKDVVFSSEIHDFDPFISKLLQSIPEQVKDEMTREYILHIKEEFSTFDWVIEGLIKKAGFRIEEAFYENGFLATYLCIK; encoded by the coding sequence ATGATGAGAGAGCTGCCTGAATGGTACTATGACGAATTCATCCAGGTCGGTACTGATTACACGGATAAGGAGGAGATCCTGCACTACGACCAGAAGATGCAGAAGATCCGGAACATTGGCAGTGAAGCCGAAACAATGCTCCGGCTCATCGGCCTTCAGCAGGAGGACAGGGTACTGGAGATAGGATGCGGAACCGGAGAGTTCTCCATTGAGCTCTCAAGGCATTGCAAGCAGGTTGTTGCTTTGGATGTCTCCGAGGGGATGCTTGAATTTGCCAGGGAAAAGGCAAAGTCGAAAAACAGGAACAATATCCACTTCACCAAAGGAAGTTTTCTCACACTCGAACCAGATGACGGGCCGTTCGATGCGGTGGTAACCCAGCTGGCACTGCACCACCTGCCTGATTTCTGGAAGCTCATTGCACTGCAGCATGTCGGTTCAATGCTAAGGACAGGTGGCAGGTTCTTCCTGAAGGATGTGGTCTTTTCATCAGAGATCCATGATTTTGACCCCTTTATCTCAAAACTGCTGCAGAGCATCCCGGAACAAGTAAAGGATGAAATGACCAGGGAATATATCCTTCACATAAAGGAGGAGTTCTCAACCTTTGACTGGGTGATCGAAGGGCTCATAAAAAAGGCCGGCTTCAGGATAGAAGAGGCGTTCTATGAGAACGGGTTCCTCGCAACATACCTGTGCATAAAATAA